A region from the Vicia villosa cultivar HV-30 ecotype Madison, WI linkage group LG3, Vvil1.0, whole genome shotgun sequence genome encodes:
- the LOC131660791 gene encoding branched-chain-amino-acid aminotransferase 2, chloroplastic-like yields MIHRTLNFPSLRKLLLQRGYYLSSSKIGAYNGYTSQPSPLPIPSDEEEYANVDWDNLGFGLMPTDFMYVTKCDAGQSFGDGQLNRYGNIELSPSAGVLNYGQGLFEGTKAYRTENGKLLLFRPEENAIRMKMGAERMCMIPPSIDQFVDALKRTVLANKRWVPPPGKGSLYLRPLLLGSGPVLGLAPAPEYTFLVYASPVRNYFKEGSAPLNLYVEEDFDRASRRGTGSVKTISNYAPVLMAQNRAKSRGFSDVLYLDSNSKKNLEEVSSCNIFISKGKKISTPAISGTILPGITRKSVIEIASDLGYQVEERVVAVEELAEADEVFCTGTAVGVAPVGSITYRNTRMDYKTGVRSICEELCKTILGIQTGSIEDKKGWIVEFD; encoded by the exons ATGATTCATAGAACTCTCAATTTTCCAAGTTTAAGAAAATTGCTTCTTCAACGTGGTTATTATCTCTCTTCTTCCAAG ATAGGAGCTTACAATGGGTATACATCTCAGCCCTCACCTCTTCCAATTCCAAG TGATGAAGAAGAGTATGCTAATGTGGATTGGGACAATCTTGGGTTTGGATTGATGCCAACTGATTTCATGTATGTAACAAAATGTGATGCTGGCCAAAGTTTTGGAGATGGGCAGCTCAATCGGTATGGGAACATTGAACTTAGTCCATCAGCAGGGGTCCTAAATTATGGCCAG GGATTATTCGAAGGCACAAAAGCATACAGAACAGAAAATGGAAAGCTGCTGCTATTCCGTCCAGAAGAAAATGCAATTCGTATGAAGATGGGCGcagaaagaatgtgcatgatacCCCCTTCCATTGATCAATTTGTTGATGCTTTGAAACGAACTGTTCTAGCAAATAAGCGTTGG GTTCCTCCACCGGGCAAAGGATCATTGTACCTTAGGCCACTGCTCTTAGGAAGTGGTCCGGTTCTTGGTTTGGCTCCTGCACCTGAATACACATTCCTCGTATATGCCTCCCCGGTTCGCAACTATTTCAAG GAAGGTTCGGCACCTCTCAACTTGTATGTAGAAGAAGATTTTGACCGCGCTTCTCGTCGTGGCACCGGAAGTGTTAAAACCATTTCCAATTATGCCCCT GTTTTGATGGCACAAAATAGAGCCAAGAGCCGAGGATTTTCGGATGTGTTATACCTTGATTCAAACAGCAAGAAAAATCTGGAGGAAGTCTCTTCTTGTAACATTTTTATTTCCAAGGGAAAAAAGATTTCAACACCTGCTATCAGTGGAACTATTCTTCCAGGAATCACTAGAAAAAGTGTCATTGAAATTGCCAGTGATTTGGGTTATCAG GTGGAAGAGCGTGTTGTTGCTGTCGAAGAATTGGCCGAAGCCGATGAAGTTTTTTGTACAGGAACTGCTGTTGGTGTTGCTCCTGTAGGGAGTATCACATACAGGAATACAAG GATGGACTATAAAACAGGTGTCCGGTCCATTTGTGAAGAGTTGTGCAAAACCATTTTAGGAATACAAACTGGAAGTATTGAAGATAAGAAGGGATGGATCGTTGAATTTGATTAA
- the LOC131660792 gene encoding branched-chain amino acid aminotransferase 2, chloroplastic-like isoform X5 — MIQRTLNCQSLRKFLLQPRYLSSSKPPPLPIPSDEEEYANIDWDSLGFGLTPTDFMYVTKCDAGQSFGDGEINRYGNIELSPSAGVLNYGQGLFEGIKAYRKENGKLLLFRPEENAVRMNIGAKRMCMASPSIDQFVNALKRTVIANKRWVPPPSKGSLYLRPLLLGSGPVLGVAPAPEYTFLVYASPVRNYFKEGSAPLNLYVEEDFDRASRGGTGSIKTICNYAPVLMAQIRAKIWGFSDVLYLDSDNKKNLEEVSACNIFIAKESLEKVSLKLPVILVIRWKSGLLPSKNWPRPMKFSVQELLLGLRL; from the exons ATGATTCAAAGAACTCTGAATTGTCAgagtttaagaaaatttcttcttCAACCTCGTTATCTCTCTTCTTCCAAG CCCCCACCTCTTCCAATTCCAAG tGATGAAGAAGAGTATGCTAATATTGATTGGGACAGTCTTGGATTTGGATTGACCCCAACTGATTTTATGTATGTAACAAAATGTGATGCTGGCCAAAGTTTTGGAGATGGAGAGATCAATCGGTATGGGAACATTGAACTTAGTCCATCAGCAGGGGTTCTAAACTATGGCCAG GGATTATTTGAAGGCATAAAAGCCTACAGAAAAGAAAATGGGAAGCTGCTGCTATTCCGTCCAGAAGAAAACGCAGTTCGCATGAACATCGGTGCTAAAAGAATGTGCATGGCATCCCCTTCCATCGATCAATTTGTCAATGCTTTGAAACGAACTGTTATAGCAAATAAGCGTTGG GTTCCTCCACCAAGTAAAGGGTCATTGTACCTTAGACCTCTACTCTTAGGAAGTGGCCCGGTTCTTGGTGTAGCTCCTGCACCTGAATACACATTCCTCGTATATGCTTCTCCGGTTCGCAACTATTTCAAG GAAGGTTCGGCTCCGCTTAACTTGTACGTAGAAGAGGATTTTGACCGTGCTTCTCGCGGCGGCACTGGAAGCATTAAAACCATTTGCAATTATGCACCT GTCTTGATGGCACAAATTAGAGCCAAAATCTGGGGATTTTCGGATGTTTTATACCTTGATTCAGACAACAAGAAAAACCTAGAGGAGGTCTCTGCTTGTAACATTTTCATTGCCAAG GAATCACTAGAAAAAGTGTCATTGAAATTGCCTGTGATTTTGGTTATCAG GTGGAAGAGCGGGTTGTTGCCGTCGAAGAATTGGCCGAGGCCGATGAAGTTTTCTGTACAGGAACTGCTGTTGGGGTTGCGCCTGTAG
- the LOC131660792 gene encoding branched-chain-amino-acid aminotransferase 2, chloroplastic-like isoform X1, with protein MIQRTLNCQSLRKFLLQPRYLSSSKPPPLPIPSDEEEYANIDWDSLGFGLTPTDFMYVTKCDAGQSFGDGEINRYGNIELSPSAGVLNYGQGLFEGIKAYRKENGKLLLFRPEENAVRMNIGAKRMCMASPSIDQFVNALKRTVIANKRWVPPPSKGSLYLRPLLLGSGPVLGVAPAPEYTFLVYASPVRNYFKEGSAPLNLYVEEDFDRASRGGTGSIKTICNYAPVLMAQIRAKIWGFSDVLYLDSDNKKNLEEVSACNIFIAKGKNISTPATNRTILPGITRKSVIEIACDFGYQVEERVVAVEELAEADEVFCTGTAVGVAPVGSVTYRSTRFNYKTGSGSISEELCKIILGIQTGIIEDKKGWIIEFD; from the exons ATGATTCAAAGAACTCTGAATTGTCAgagtttaagaaaatttcttcttCAACCTCGTTATCTCTCTTCTTCCAAG CCCCCACCTCTTCCAATTCCAAG tGATGAAGAAGAGTATGCTAATATTGATTGGGACAGTCTTGGATTTGGATTGACCCCAACTGATTTTATGTATGTAACAAAATGTGATGCTGGCCAAAGTTTTGGAGATGGAGAGATCAATCGGTATGGGAACATTGAACTTAGTCCATCAGCAGGGGTTCTAAACTATGGCCAG GGATTATTTGAAGGCATAAAAGCCTACAGAAAAGAAAATGGGAAGCTGCTGCTATTCCGTCCAGAAGAAAACGCAGTTCGCATGAACATCGGTGCTAAAAGAATGTGCATGGCATCCCCTTCCATCGATCAATTTGTCAATGCTTTGAAACGAACTGTTATAGCAAATAAGCGTTGG GTTCCTCCACCAAGTAAAGGGTCATTGTACCTTAGACCTCTACTCTTAGGAAGTGGCCCGGTTCTTGGTGTAGCTCCTGCACCTGAATACACATTCCTCGTATATGCTTCTCCGGTTCGCAACTATTTCAAG GAAGGTTCGGCTCCGCTTAACTTGTACGTAGAAGAGGATTTTGACCGTGCTTCTCGCGGCGGCACTGGAAGCATTAAAACCATTTGCAATTATGCACCT GTCTTGATGGCACAAATTAGAGCCAAAATCTGGGGATTTTCGGATGTTTTATACCTTGATTCAGACAACAAGAAAAACCTAGAGGAGGTCTCTGCTTGTAACATTTTCATTGCCAAG GGAAAAAATATTTCAACACCTGCTACCAATAGAACTATTCTTCCAGGAATCACTAGAAAAAGTGTCATTGAAATTGCCTGTGATTTTGGTTATCAG GTGGAAGAGCGGGTTGTTGCCGTCGAAGAATTGGCCGAGGCCGATGAAGTTTTCTGTACAGGAACTGCTGTTGGGGTTGCGCCTGTAGGGAGTGTCACATACAGGAGTACAAG GTTCAACTATAAAACAGGTTCCGGATCCATTAGTGAAGAGTTGTGCAAAATCATTTTAGGAATACAAACTGGTATAATTGAAGATAAGAAGGGATGGATCATTGAATTTGATTAA